The Chryseobacterium aureum genome contains a region encoding:
- a CDS encoding serine hydrolase, with the protein MKQKLSFFIFLLTVGLANAQVEEKKLDELIQNTLKTFDVPGMSVGIVKDGKMIYSKGFGVRSLTTKQPMDDNTLVGIASNSKGFTCTALAILADEGKLNWDDKVSKYIPEFQMYDPYVSQNVTIKDLITHRAGLGLGQGDLMFFPEGGSMTVNDIVHNVRYLKPENPFRTKLDYNNIMFIVAGEVIHRVSGLSWAEFIEQRIMKPVGMTSSFGSYNRAKAVANKIDAHAPVDGKAIAVPHDWNETANAAGGIMSNIKDMTMWAECLLNNFTTKDGKKLVSDKNAQQLWSLQIPDRVAAKNPYDTSFYGYGLGWFLSDVKGHKQVQHTGGLIGTVTQFTLIPDMKLGIVVLTNQQSGAAFNTVTNTVKDSYLGIADRNWLKTYGDRMSKMEAEFNKQKKDAFAKSEAFKKEKSLQPKAEQFTGTYNDAWFGDVEITQQGNTYRISCKNSPRLKGELLPYSNSSFIIKWDDRSYDADAYIIFNYDENGKAESARLKAISDVTDFSFDFDDLDLKKK; encoded by the coding sequence ATGAAACAGAAACTTTCTTTTTTCATTTTTCTTTTGACCGTAGGATTGGCCAATGCACAGGTTGAAGAGAAAAAGCTGGATGAACTGATCCAGAATACCCTGAAAACCTTTGATGTACCTGGAATGTCCGTAGGGATTGTAAAAGACGGGAAAATGATCTATTCCAAAGGGTTTGGTGTACGCTCTCTTACGACTAAACAACCTATGGATGATAACACCCTGGTAGGAATTGCTTCCAATTCTAAAGGTTTTACCTGTACAGCATTAGCCATCTTAGCTGATGAAGGAAAACTGAACTGGGATGATAAAGTTTCAAAATATATTCCTGAATTCCAGATGTATGATCCTTATGTTTCTCAGAATGTAACGATCAAAGATCTTATTACCCACAGAGCCGGATTGGGACTTGGGCAGGGAGATCTGATGTTTTTTCCGGAAGGAGGAAGCATGACGGTGAATGATATTGTCCACAATGTGAGATATCTGAAACCGGAAAATCCTTTCAGAACAAAATTAGATTATAACAATATCATGTTTATTGTGGCCGGAGAAGTGATTCACAGGGTTTCCGGATTAAGCTGGGCAGAGTTTATTGAACAGAGAATCATGAAGCCTGTAGGCATGACTTCCAGTTTCGGAAGCTACAACAGAGCAAAGGCTGTAGCCAATAAAATAGATGCCCATGCACCGGTAGACGGAAAAGCCATTGCAGTTCCTCACGACTGGAACGAAACGGCCAATGCAGCAGGAGGAATTATGAGTAATATCAAAGATATGACCATGTGGGCAGAATGTCTGTTGAATAATTTCACAACGAAAGATGGTAAAAAATTAGTTTCTGATAAGAATGCCCAACAGCTTTGGAGTCTGCAGATTCCAGACAGAGTAGCGGCAAAAAATCCTTATGATACAAGTTTTTACGGATATGGATTAGGCTGGTTCTTAAGTGATGTGAAAGGCCACAAACAGGTACAGCATACCGGTGGATTGATAGGAACGGTTACGCAGTTTACCTTAATTCCGGATATGAAGCTGGGAATTGTTGTATTAACCAACCAGCAGTCAGGAGCAGCTTTCAATACGGTTACGAATACCGTGAAAGATTCTTATCTTGGGATAGCAGATAGAAACTGGCTGAAAACGTATGGTGACAGAATGTCTAAAATGGAAGCAGAATTCAATAAACAGAAGAAAGATGCATTTGCAAAATCTGAGGCTTTCAAAAAAGAAAAATCTCTTCAGCCAAAGGCAGAGCAGTTTACAGGAACCTATAACGATGCCTGGTTTGGTGATGTAGAAATAACACAACAGGGAAATACATACAGAATTTCATGCAAAAACTCACCAAGATTAAAAGGAGAACTGCTTCCGTATTCTAATAGCTCTTTCATTATCAAATGGGATGACAGAAGCTATGATGCAGATGCCTATATTATATTCAACTATGATGAAAACGGAAAGGCAGAATCTGCAAGATTGAAGGCAATTTCTGATGTGACGGATTTCAGTTTTGATTTTGATGATCTGGATTTGAAGAAGAAATAA
- a CDS encoding archaemetzincin: MNREKYNFTSLFFYATILTLLFSCQKEKQTYIESIAGNDIKLSSLPKPGSWRYHHDEHFQTFEDFQKLRKIKPESGKNTIYIQPIGTFDDLQKKEIALVKTYLKIYFQLETKILPALPNSIFPEKVKRTSKEGQEQILAGYVLDSILIKRKPEDAVVLMGITEKDLFPKPEWNYIFGLASYENGVGVTSMYRFADGHLTDSNFNESLLRLVKISSHEIGHMFGISHCLNANCVMNGTNSLSETDYHLARACSLCQRKLNSSIRYDHKKRLLELKNFFEKQHLTTELALANQDLNLVQ; encoded by the coding sequence ATGAACCGGGAAAAATATAACTTCACTTCATTATTTTTTTATGCCACCATACTGACCCTTCTTTTTTCATGCCAGAAAGAGAAGCAAACCTACATTGAATCTATTGCAGGGAATGATATAAAACTTTCTTCTTTACCCAAACCCGGAAGCTGGCGCTATCATCATGATGAGCACTTCCAGACTTTTGAAGATTTTCAGAAATTAAGAAAAATAAAGCCCGAATCTGGAAAGAATACCATTTACATACAGCCCATAGGAACATTTGATGATCTTCAGAAAAAAGAAATAGCACTTGTCAAAACGTACTTAAAAATCTATTTCCAGCTGGAAACAAAAATACTGCCTGCCCTGCCCAACAGCATCTTTCCTGAAAAAGTGAAAAGGACCTCAAAAGAAGGCCAGGAACAGATCCTGGCAGGATATGTACTGGACAGCATTCTGATCAAAAGAAAACCTGAAGATGCTGTAGTACTGATGGGAATTACAGAGAAAGATCTTTTCCCCAAACCGGAATGGAACTACATTTTCGGACTGGCTTCTTATGAGAATGGCGTGGGAGTAACTTCAATGTATAGGTTTGCGGACGGTCATCTAACCGATTCAAATTTCAATGAAAGTCTTTTAAGACTGGTAAAAATAAGTTCACACGAGATTGGCCATATGTTCGGAATCAGCCACTGCCTGAATGCCAACTGTGTAATGAACGGGACCAATTCATTATCAGAAACAGATTATCATCTGGCCAGAGCCTGTTCTCTTTGCCAGAGAAAACTGAATTCGAGCATCCGTTATGATCATAAAAAAAGACTTCTTGAACTGAAAAATTTCTTTGAGAAACAACACCTTACTACAGAGCTTGCTTTAGCCAATCAGGATCTGAATCTTGTACAATAA